From one Anticarsia gemmatalis isolate Benzon Research Colony breed Stoneville strain chromosome 20, ilAntGemm2 primary, whole genome shotgun sequence genomic stretch:
- the LOC142981807 gene encoding uncharacterized protein LOC142981807 isoform X2 yields MIRHAVFLVIAIFSLSQVDSAKQQVQLSDSYLPVAMQVIAHITDQMAYEVKDTTPKPTPKPTTRPTTRPTTRPTTRPTTKPTWSTWSTWSTTPRPTELTTPYHKPGLYAPFSPPKPTNRYFWQQQPFVLLPVEQNVQYTILGPKETKSEEPLLSIHHETIKPLVDKRPGSSPLLPPNFGTSSRSNVYDANEITDDNLNHLSEDIREMIKLANNPHDDKLVDVWDGVRIGEQPASTKAKLSASNLRLLLLYDLLSRDAKRQRLSDYSGFSPDVMKALVESSSGGARGQLKMALSKMVERHDCGHEYANNRAREMVVELGKDESGMSNDLRYLQPIVYQY; encoded by the exons GTTGATTCAGCGAAACAGCAAGTCCAACTATCAGATTCCTACCTACCAGTAGCCATGCAAGTGATAGCACACATCACCGACCAAATGGCTTACGAAGTGAAGGACACGACCCCCAAGCCGACTCCCAAGCCGACGACTCGACCGACTACTCGGCCGACCACTCGACCGACCACTCGCCCAACCACTAAGCCAACTTGGTCAACTTGGTCGACTTGGTCAACGACGCCAAGACC AACAGAGCTGACCACCCCCTACCACAAACCAGGCCTATACGCCCCCTTCTCCCCTCCCAAACCCACAAACAGGTACTTCTGGCAGCAGCAACCCTTCGTCCTGCTTCCGGTGGAACAAAACGTGCAGTATACCATCTTGGGTCCTAAGGAGACGAAGAGTGAGGAACCGCTGCTGTCCATCCATCATGAGACGATCAAACCACTGGTGGATAAGAGACCAGGATCTTCGCCATTGCTGCCGCCGAACTTTGGAACTTCCAGCAGGTCAAATGT TTACGATGCCAATGAAATCACAGATGACAATCTAAACCACCTCTCCGAAGACATTCGGGAGATGATCAAGCTGGCCAACAATCCCCACGACGACAAGCTGGTGGACGTGTGGGACGGAGTCAGGATCGGCGAGCAGCCAGCTTCCACGAAGGCTAAACTGTCTGCTTCTAACTTGAGACTGTTGCTGCTGTATGATCTGCTGAGCAGGGACGCGAAGAGGCAGAGGCTTTCGGATTATAGc GGTTTCTCCCCAGACGTGATGAAAGCCCTCGTAGAATCTTCAAGTGGAGGAGCTCGAGGCCAGCTCAAGATGGCGCTATCAAAGATGGTGGAACGTCACGACTGCGGGCACGAGTACGCGAACAACAGAGCGAGAGAAATGGTGGTGGAACTTGGCAAGGACGAGTCCGGCATGTCGAATGATCTGAGATACTTACAGCCTATTGTGTATCAGTATTAA
- the LOC142981542 gene encoding uncharacterized protein LOC142981542 isoform X2: MMKFVVLFACVLLSPQCSGVPVEDSVVSVYTTQSTTAGTSPSLDVYHQIANNIAERITSPIYRFLGYNTTTTAAAETTTKQPWDKIELLDDPDLTKTHDMKPVDNDIAHERDVEELSVAGITKSDKKPEKITLYSSLSSYLPAKLEKNDTIKNEVDNDLDSLELDDIEPEKPREGPFIYVLEFFGSILQLLWGGFLALFKPSNGSNGSR, translated from the exons TTGTCCCCACAATGCAGCGGCGTGCCGGTAGAGGACTCCGTGGTGTCGGTGTACACCACGCAGTCCACCACGGCCGGCACCAGCCCTTCCCTCGACGTCTACCACCAGATAGCCAATAACATCGCTGAGAGAATCACTTCGCCGATATACAG GTTCCTCGGCTACAACACCACGACTACGGCTGCAGCAGAGACGACCACAAAACAACCCTGGGACAAAATAGAACTGCTCGACGATCCTGACCTCACGAAGACCCACGACATGAAGCCGGTTGACAACGACATCGCACACGAGAGAGATGTGGAGGAACTGTCCGTCGCAG GCATAACAAAATCAGACAAGAAGCCAGAAAAGATCACACTGTACTCCAGCCTATCCTCGTACCTTCCAGCCAAACTGGAAAAGAACGACACCATAAAGAACGAGGTGGACAATGACCTGGACTCCTTAGAATTAGACGACATCGAACCTGAGAAACCCAGGGAAGGACCTTTCATTTATGTACTGGAATTCTTCGGAAGCATCCTACAGTTGCTCTGGGGAGGCTTTCTCGCTTTGTTCAAACCTAGTAATGGTAGTAATGGAAGTAGATAA
- the LOC142981807 gene encoding uncharacterized protein LOC142981807 isoform X1 translates to MIRHAVFLVIAIFSLSQVDSAKQQVQLSDSYLPVAMQVIAHITDQMAYEVKDTTPKPTPKPTTRPTTRPTTRPTTRPTTKPTWSTWSTWSTTPRPLVTKPWWTGFTTTRRTELTTPYHKPGLYAPFSPPKPTNRYFWQQQPFVLLPVEQNVQYTILGPKETKSEEPLLSIHHETIKPLVDKRPGSSPLLPPNFGTSSRSNVYDANEITDDNLNHLSEDIREMIKLANNPHDDKLVDVWDGVRIGEQPASTKAKLSASNLRLLLLYDLLSRDAKRQRLSDYSGFSPDVMKALVESSSGGARGQLKMALSKMVERHDCGHEYANNRAREMVVELGKDESGMSNDLRYLQPIVYQY, encoded by the exons GTTGATTCAGCGAAACAGCAAGTCCAACTATCAGATTCCTACCTACCAGTAGCCATGCAAGTGATAGCACACATCACCGACCAAATGGCTTACGAAGTGAAGGACACGACCCCCAAGCCGACTCCCAAGCCGACGACTCGACCGACTACTCGGCCGACCACTCGACCGACCACTCGCCCAACCACTAAGCCAACTTGGTCAACTTGGTCGACTTGGTCAACGACGCCAAGACCGTTAGTCACAAAACCTTGGTGGACGGGATTTACAACTACAAGGag AACAGAGCTGACCACCCCCTACCACAAACCAGGCCTATACGCCCCCTTCTCCCCTCCCAAACCCACAAACAGGTACTTCTGGCAGCAGCAACCCTTCGTCCTGCTTCCGGTGGAACAAAACGTGCAGTATACCATCTTGGGTCCTAAGGAGACGAAGAGTGAGGAACCGCTGCTGTCCATCCATCATGAGACGATCAAACCACTGGTGGATAAGAGACCAGGATCTTCGCCATTGCTGCCGCCGAACTTTGGAACTTCCAGCAGGTCAAATGT TTACGATGCCAATGAAATCACAGATGACAATCTAAACCACCTCTCCGAAGACATTCGGGAGATGATCAAGCTGGCCAACAATCCCCACGACGACAAGCTGGTGGACGTGTGGGACGGAGTCAGGATCGGCGAGCAGCCAGCTTCCACGAAGGCTAAACTGTCTGCTTCTAACTTGAGACTGTTGCTGCTGTATGATCTGCTGAGCAGGGACGCGAAGAGGCAGAGGCTTTCGGATTATAGc GGTTTCTCCCCAGACGTGATGAAAGCCCTCGTAGAATCTTCAAGTGGAGGAGCTCGAGGCCAGCTCAAGATGGCGCTATCAAAGATGGTGGAACGTCACGACTGCGGGCACGAGTACGCGAACAACAGAGCGAGAGAAATGGTGGTGGAACTTGGCAAGGACGAGTCCGGCATGTCGAATGATCTGAGATACTTACAGCCTATTGTGTATCAGTATTAA
- the LOC142981542 gene encoding uncharacterized protein LOC142981542 isoform X1, whose protein sequence is MVEINNGIKMKKVIYYGIILTVLSPQCSGVPVEDSVVSVYTTQSTTAGTSPSLDVYHQIANNIAERITSPIYRFLGYNTTTTAAAETTTKQPWDKIELLDDPDLTKTHDMKPVDNDIAHERDVEELSVAGITKSDKKPEKITLYSSLSSYLPAKLEKNDTIKNEVDNDLDSLELDDIEPEKPREGPFIYVLEFFGSILQLLWGGFLALFKPSNGSNGSR, encoded by the exons TTGTCCCCACAATGCAGCGGCGTGCCGGTAGAGGACTCCGTGGTGTCGGTGTACACCACGCAGTCCACCACGGCCGGCACCAGCCCTTCCCTCGACGTCTACCACCAGATAGCCAATAACATCGCTGAGAGAATCACTTCGCCGATATACAG GTTCCTCGGCTACAACACCACGACTACGGCTGCAGCAGAGACGACCACAAAACAACCCTGGGACAAAATAGAACTGCTCGACGATCCTGACCTCACGAAGACCCACGACATGAAGCCGGTTGACAACGACATCGCACACGAGAGAGATGTGGAGGAACTGTCCGTCGCAG GCATAACAAAATCAGACAAGAAGCCAGAAAAGATCACACTGTACTCCAGCCTATCCTCGTACCTTCCAGCCAAACTGGAAAAGAACGACACCATAAAGAACGAGGTGGACAATGACCTGGACTCCTTAGAATTAGACGACATCGAACCTGAGAAACCCAGGGAAGGACCTTTCATTTATGTACTGGAATTCTTCGGAAGCATCCTACAGTTGCTCTGGGGAGGCTTTCTCGCTTTGTTCAAACCTAGTAATGGTAGTAATGGAAGTAGATAA